In one Arenibacter antarcticus genomic region, the following are encoded:
- the serA gene encoding phosphoglycerate dehydrogenase has protein sequence MVAESRKYVFDFDSTLTRVEALDVLAEITLEGRSDKEEIIKEIQKITNLGIDGDISFTESLEKRIKLLNAHKNDLDKLVELLRHKISKSIESNKEFFETYSDDIYVISCGFKEFIDPIVEAYNIPADRVYANTFTFDEDGKIIGFDEANVLASHNGKIACLKNLDLQGEVQVIGDGYSDYVMREAGIADKFFAYTENVHREKAAKNADYITPNLDEFLFVNKLPRKISYPKNRIKILLLENVHSNAFETLSEEGFSVELLKHSLTEDELIEKIKDVHVLGIRSKTQVTAKVLEAAEKLMTVGAFCIGTTQIDLEACKKKGVAVFNAPYSNTRSVVELAIGEIIMLMRSIFPRSTEIHGGQWNKTAANSKEVRGKNLGIIGYGNIGKQLSVLAEGLGMRVYYYDVGDQLALGNAIKCSSLEDLLNVSDVVTLHIDDNKANHNYIGEREINQMKDGALFVNLSRGFVVDISALATALKSGKIAGAAIDVFPEEPRSNGEFYTELKGLENVILTPHIGGSTEEAQRDIAEFVPNKIMDYINSGNTVDAVNFPNIRLPKQNNSHRFLHIHKNVPGVMAKINEVLARFDMNISGQYLSTDNEVGYVITDLDKKYNKDVIKALKKIDNTIKFRVLY, from the coding sequence ATGGTTGCAGAGAGCAGAAAATATGTGTTCGATTTTGATAGCACACTCACAAGGGTAGAAGCCTTGGATGTTTTGGCAGAAATCACACTGGAAGGTAGAAGTGATAAGGAGGAGATAATTAAGGAAATCCAGAAAATCACCAATCTGGGTATTGATGGCGATATTTCGTTTACAGAATCATTGGAAAAGCGCATCAAATTATTGAACGCCCATAAAAATGATTTGGATAAATTGGTGGAGCTATTGCGCCATAAAATATCTAAATCCATTGAATCCAATAAAGAATTTTTTGAAACCTATTCAGATGATATTTATGTAATCTCATGTGGATTTAAGGAGTTTATAGACCCCATAGTTGAAGCGTATAATATTCCTGCAGATAGGGTGTATGCAAATACCTTTACGTTTGATGAAGATGGTAAAATCATTGGATTTGACGAGGCCAATGTATTGGCTTCCCACAACGGAAAGATTGCCTGCCTTAAAAATCTTGATCTTCAAGGAGAAGTACAGGTTATAGGGGATGGTTATAGCGACTATGTAATGCGCGAGGCAGGTATTGCGGATAAATTTTTTGCTTATACCGAAAATGTGCATAGAGAAAAGGCTGCGAAGAACGCAGATTATATTACACCGAATTTAGATGAATTTTTATTTGTGAATAAATTGCCTAGAAAGATATCTTACCCTAAGAATAGAATTAAGATCTTATTATTGGAAAACGTGCATTCAAATGCCTTTGAAACCCTCTCGGAAGAAGGGTTTTCCGTAGAACTCCTAAAACACAGTCTTACTGAGGATGAGCTTATAGAGAAAATAAAGGACGTACACGTTTTGGGGATACGTTCCAAGACACAGGTTACTGCAAAAGTTTTGGAAGCTGCCGAAAAATTGATGACAGTAGGTGCATTTTGTATTGGTACCACCCAAATAGATTTGGAAGCCTGCAAGAAAAAAGGGGTGGCAGTTTTTAATGCGCCTTATAGCAATACCAGATCGGTGGTAGAACTTGCCATTGGAGAGATTATAATGTTGATGAGGAGTATTTTCCCCCGTAGTACGGAAATACATGGTGGACAATGGAATAAAACAGCGGCCAACTCTAAAGAGGTGCGCGGTAAAAACCTTGGAATCATAGGATATGGTAATATCGGGAAACAACTTTCTGTTTTGGCAGAAGGTCTTGGTATGCGGGTCTATTATTATGACGTTGGGGATCAATTGGCATTAGGGAACGCCATAAAATGCAGTTCTTTAGAAGATCTTTTGAATGTCTCCGACGTGGTTACCCTTCATATAGATGATAACAAGGCCAATCATAATTATATTGGAGAGCGAGAAATAAACCAAATGAAAGACGGGGCGCTTTTTGTCAACCTGTCTAGAGGTTTTGTAGTAGATATCAGTGCTTTGGCAACTGCGCTAAAAAGTGGAAAGATCGCTGGTGCGGCCATAGATGTTTTTCCTGAAGAACCAAGGAGTAACGGTGAATTTTATACCGAGTTGAAAGGCTTGGAGAATGTAATTCTAACGCCGCATATTGGCGGAAGTACCGAAGAGGCTCAGCGGGATATTGCAGAATTTGTACCCAATAAGATAATGGATTACATAAATTCAGGAAATACGGTAGACGCCGTAAATTTCCCAAATATTAGGTTGCCAAAACAAAATAATTCACATCGCTTTTTACACATCCATAAAAATGTTCCAGGAGTAATGGCTAAGATCAACGAGGTTTTGGCACGTTTTGATATGAATATATCAGGTCAGTACCTCTCTACCGATAACGAAGTAGGGTATGTGATCACCGATCTGGATAAAAAGTACAATAAAGATGTTATTAAGGCCTTGAAAAAGATAGACAATACTATTAAATTCAGAGTGTTGTATTAA
- a CDS encoding DUF3307 domain-containing protein produces MIFFTKLLLAHLIGDFLLQPTRWVVHKEVHKITSKFLYLHISIHFGVTMLLLWDLNQWQWAALIAVSHYFIDLGKLYSNPHFKNKAIPFFVDQLLHIIVLYSCAYHTNLLEHTIALVKEFDWNLITAIVFIGAPSSIIMAKLLGGMSDRIELDHKSLPNAGKYIGIIERLFVLIFIILGRWEAIGLLITAKSVFRFNDLKESNSRKLTEYILIGTLLSFGLAIITGILYMWVS; encoded by the coding sequence ATGATATTTTTTACGAAACTTTTGTTGGCACATCTAATAGGCGATTTCTTATTGCAGCCCACCCGATGGGTAGTTCACAAGGAGGTGCACAAAATAACTTCCAAATTTTTATACCTTCATATCTCAATCCATTTTGGGGTGACCATGCTATTGCTATGGGACTTAAATCAATGGCAATGGGCCGCATTAATTGCCGTATCGCATTATTTTATTGACCTAGGGAAACTCTACTCTAATCCGCATTTTAAGAATAAGGCTATTCCCTTTTTTGTAGACCAGTTATTGCATATTATTGTGCTCTATAGTTGTGCGTATCACACTAATTTACTGGAACATACCATAGCTTTGGTAAAGGAGTTTGACTGGAATTTGATAACGGCGATCGTATTTATAGGCGCCCCGTCCTCAATTATAATGGCAAAGCTCTTAGGAGGAATGTCGGATCGGATAGAATTAGATCATAAATCCCTGCCCAATGCAGGAAAGTATATTGGCATCATTGAACGTTTGTTTGTGCTGATATTTATTATTTTAGGACGTTGGGAGGCAATAGGATTATTAATAACCGCTAAATCCGTGTTTAGGTTCAACGATCTAAAGGAAAGCAATTCTCGTAAGCTCACAGAGTATATATTGATCGGAACCTTATTGAGCTTTGGGTTGGCCATTATTACGGGAATACTCTACATGTGGGTTAGCTAA
- a CDS encoding DUF4337 family protein, whose translation MNNPLATRSKNIGVFKSKETAAALLIVISAALMAITELTNNKLEEQMTRSQNQQISYSNWYQAKSIKQNLKESELDFLKALMEIGIVPPEKQQNFKNIMAHTKSMAIKYEAEKTELLVGSSSIPREYWAQDLDGEMGQIIGVKEWITMTQKYNAATQKMDLGQLLFQICIVFSVVCIMIRNNEKLQSNFIGLTILFGILGIIAASYGYLLGL comes from the coding sequence ATGAACAATCCCCTCGCAACAAGGAGTAAAAATATAGGTGTTTTTAAAAGCAAAGAAACCGCAGCAGCACTATTAATCGTAATTTCTGCCGCATTAATGGCCATCACAGAACTAACTAACAACAAACTGGAGGAGCAAATGACCCGTTCTCAAAACCAACAGATAAGCTACTCCAACTGGTATCAGGCCAAAAGCATTAAGCAGAATCTAAAAGAAAGCGAATTGGACTTCCTAAAAGCCCTTATGGAAATTGGGATAGTTCCACCTGAGAAACAACAGAATTTTAAAAACATCATGGCCCACACCAAATCAATGGCCATAAAGTACGAGGCTGAAAAAACTGAACTCCTTGTGGGTTCCTCCAGCATTCCACGAGAATATTGGGCCCAAGACCTCGACGGAGAAATGGGTCAGATAATTGGCGTAAAGGAATGGATTACAATGACCCAAAAATATAATGCGGCCACGCAAAAGATGGATCTGGGCCAATTGCTATTCCAAATCTGTATTGTGTTTTCCGTTGTGTGTATTATGATTCGAAACAATGAAAAACTACAGTCAAATTTTATAGGTCTAACAATTTTATTTGGTATTCTTGGTATTATAGCGGCCAGTTATGGTTACCTATTGGGTTTATAA
- a CDS encoding YihY/virulence factor BrkB family protein, with amino-acid sequence MSAEIEDKLEKIPILNLALKLLQKIKLPGFEGLSSYDLIEMYVMGIIRGTLSTRASAIAFSLFLALFPLLIFLLTLLPFIIPYVALDNSNFDAEFLEFLESFLPTATGEYFGEIYVQIKSQERGDLLSSAIAFVTSIFLMANGVNAIFGGFENSYHVSLNRSILRQYITALAVGLFLSIVLLVGAVVFVYFEAYILGGLHEIIHGKNALHVDENDFVLVQWSKFVFLGMLFYFIIATLYYFGTKEGKQAKFFSAGATMTTLLFILTSYLFGVYVEKFARYNELYGALGGLLILLVFIWLNSNLLLLGFELNASLNSLRKKYKKHGNKE; translated from the coding sequence ATGTCTGCAGAGATAGAGGATAAGTTAGAAAAAATACCGATTCTTAATTTAGCGTTAAAATTGCTACAAAAAATTAAGTTACCGGGTTTTGAAGGCTTGTCATCTTACGATCTTATAGAAATGTATGTAATGGGTATAATAAGGGGTACCTTGTCTACCAGGGCCAGTGCTATTGCGTTTAGCTTGTTCCTCGCCTTGTTCCCACTTTTAATCTTTTTGCTGACATTATTGCCCTTTATTATTCCATACGTAGCACTAGACAATTCTAATTTTGATGCTGAATTTCTGGAATTTTTGGAATCTTTTCTTCCCACCGCTACTGGGGAATACTTTGGTGAGATTTATGTACAGATAAAATCCCAAGAAAGGGGAGATCTATTATCATCGGCCATTGCGTTTGTCACCTCCATATTTTTAATGGCCAATGGAGTGAACGCTATTTTTGGGGGGTTCGAAAATTCATATCATGTAAGTCTTAATCGAAGCATCCTAAGACAGTATATAACTGCCTTGGCAGTAGGGTTGTTTTTATCGATCGTGCTTTTGGTGGGAGCGGTGGTCTTTGTTTATTTTGAAGCTTATATTTTGGGTGGGCTACATGAAATAATTCATGGGAAAAATGCCTTGCACGTAGATGAAAATGATTTTGTTTTGGTGCAGTGGAGCAAGTTTGTATTTTTGGGAATGCTCTTTTATTTTATAATCGCAACCTTATACTATTTTGGGACGAAAGAGGGCAAACAAGCTAAATTTTTCTCTGCAGGTGCAACGATGACCACACTGCTCTTTATACTGACCTCCTATTTATTTGGAGTGTATGTGGAAAAGTTTGCCAGATATAACGAATTGTACGGCGCTTTAGGTGGTTTGTTGATATTATTGGTTTTTATTTGGTTAAATTCAAATTTATTACTGCTTGGGTTCGAATTGAACGCCTCGTTAAATTCATTGCGAAAAAAATATAAAAAACATGGGAATAAAGAATAA
- a CDS encoding SatD family protein — protein MIAIITGDIIDSQTDGASDWMGILKEYLSSKGNTPEDWEIYRGDEFQIKTTPENALRMAIQIKAIIKFIKPLDVRMGIGLGSETYVGSSVSQSNGEAHQRSGRVFETLKDQKLNLAIVTGNDKKDRTLNLILRLALDFMDNWSVVSSEIVRLTLDNPADSQQQIADRLGIQQSAVSQRLNRARMDLVLEMLRYYESVIKELKG, from the coding sequence ATGATTGCAATAATAACAGGTGATATCATTGATTCCCAAACGGACGGGGCATCTGACTGGATGGGTATTTTAAAAGAATACCTGAGCAGCAAGGGGAATACGCCAGAAGATTGGGAGATTTATAGGGGCGATGAGTTTCAAATAAAAACCACTCCGGAAAACGCATTGAGAATGGCTATCCAGATTAAGGCTATAATTAAGTTTATAAAGCCTTTGGATGTTAGGATGGGGATAGGCCTGGGGAGCGAAACTTATGTAGGTAGTAGTGTAAGTCAGTCCAATGGGGAGGCGCATCAACGTTCCGGAAGGGTATTTGAGACCTTAAAGGATCAAAAACTAAACCTAGCAATAGTAACAGGAAACGATAAAAAGGATAGGACCTTAAATCTAATATTAAGATTGGCTTTGGACTTTATGGATAACTGGTCCGTAGTTTCATCGGAAATAGTGCGGTTAACCTTGGATAATCCAGCGGATTCCCAGCAGCAGATCGCCGATCGATTGGGGATACAGCAATCTGCGGTAAGTCAACGTCTAAACCGTGCAAGAATGGATTTAGTGCTAGAAATGCTTCGCTATTACGAATCAGTGATAAAGGAACTAAAAGGATGA
- the priA gene encoding primosomal protein N': protein MPYFINVILPIPLEKQFTYSISNAEADLLKPGMRVAVPFGKSKIYTGLVVTVHQTPPTVYEAKEIDQILDDTPLVTAIQLQFWEWLAQYYMCTVGEVFRAAVPGALLLESETLILRNQKAIIDENELKDEEYLVFEALQHQPILRVREISDILDKKNVIPILNRLLLKDIIFLKEEVYEQYKPKLVRYVQLGKDHRSEENLEALLTSLSRAPKQSQVVLSLFQLQAATKKPVKVSDLEKSSNTSSAIIKTLIDKGILEEQFVRTDRVVFEGGEDYEALKSLNEYQQSALGEINNAFSMGKVTLLHGVTSSGKTEVYVKLIEDFIAKGKQALYLLPEIALTTQLISRLQAYFGNKVAVYHSKYTVQERVEVWNNVLGSKPKAQIVIGARSALFLPFQNLGLIIVDEEHESSFKQYDPAPRYHARDAAIVLGNLHGSKVLLGSATPSVESYYNVKTSKYGYAQILRRYGDVLMPDIELVDIREQSRKKRMKGHFSERLMEEISETLENGEQVILFQNRRGYAPIMECTSCGHTPQCPNCDVSLTYHQLRKQLRCHYCSHHIALQTSCQACGSATLDTKGFGTEQVEQELQTLFPKAKVGRMDLDTTRGKYGYEKIITAFEQQEIDILVGTQMLTKGLDFRNVNLVGIMNADTLLNFPDYRAHERSFQLLTQVAGRAGRTQKRGKVIIQSYNPEHRILQQVTTNDYIEMFNEQLYEREQFKYPPNNKIIKITFKHKDYNKLNEATDWFAKSLKIGFGKMVLGPEYPPVARIRNQYLKNILLKIGKDHSLVKTKNNIKKIEKSFNAISYYRGVRIIYNVDHI, encoded by the coding sequence ATGCCTTATTTTATCAATGTTATTTTGCCAATTCCACTGGAAAAACAATTTACCTACAGTATTTCCAATGCAGAGGCGGACCTATTAAAACCAGGTATGAGGGTGGCGGTTCCCTTTGGGAAGTCCAAAATCTATACGGGCTTGGTGGTCACTGTACATCAAACTCCACCCACGGTTTACGAGGCTAAGGAAATTGATCAAATTTTAGACGATACCCCCCTTGTTACCGCAATTCAATTACAATTTTGGGAATGGTTGGCACAATACTATATGTGTACGGTAGGAGAAGTTTTTCGCGCTGCCGTTCCCGGTGCACTTCTGCTAGAAAGCGAAACCTTGATTCTTAGGAACCAGAAAGCGATAATCGATGAAAACGAGCTAAAGGATGAAGAGTATCTGGTTTTCGAAGCACTACAACACCAACCTATCCTTAGGGTACGAGAAATTAGTGATATTCTAGATAAAAAGAATGTCATTCCCATCTTGAATCGCTTGTTGCTTAAAGATATTATTTTCCTTAAGGAGGAGGTTTATGAGCAATACAAGCCTAAACTGGTACGGTATGTACAACTAGGAAAAGATCACCGTTCCGAAGAAAATTTGGAAGCATTGTTGACTTCATTGTCAAGGGCTCCCAAACAGAGTCAGGTGGTACTTTCGCTCTTCCAATTACAAGCAGCAACCAAGAAGCCGGTAAAGGTAAGTGATCTGGAGAAGTCGAGTAATACTTCCAGTGCCATAATAAAAACACTGATCGATAAAGGAATTTTGGAAGAGCAATTTGTTAGGACAGATCGGGTAGTGTTTGAGGGAGGTGAGGATTATGAGGCTTTAAAATCCTTAAACGAATATCAACAAAGTGCATTGGGAGAGATAAACAATGCCTTTTCAATGGGGAAGGTCACACTTTTACATGGCGTTACATCTTCGGGGAAAACGGAAGTTTATGTAAAACTAATTGAGGATTTTATTGCGAAGGGAAAACAGGCACTCTATTTGCTCCCGGAAATTGCACTTACCACACAATTAATTTCTAGATTACAAGCTTACTTTGGTAATAAAGTGGCGGTTTACCATTCCAAATACACGGTACAGGAGCGGGTAGAGGTGTGGAACAATGTTCTGGGAAGTAAACCAAAAGCACAAATAGTGATAGGGGCTCGGTCAGCATTGTTCCTGCCCTTTCAAAACCTGGGGCTTATTATTGTGGATGAGGAACACGAGAGTTCTTTTAAGCAATACGATCCGGCTCCAAGGTACCATGCAAGGGATGCGGCCATTGTGTTGGGGAATTTACACGGAAGTAAAGTGCTTTTGGGATCGGCAACCCCTAGTGTGGAAAGTTATTATAACGTAAAGACTTCCAAATATGGGTATGCCCAGATTCTAAGACGTTATGGTGACGTGCTTATGCCCGATATAGAGTTGGTAGATATCCGTGAGCAATCCCGTAAAAAAAGAATGAAGGGGCATTTCTCAGAAAGGCTTATGGAGGAAATTTCAGAAACTCTGGAGAATGGGGAGCAGGTGATTCTTTTTCAGAATAGGCGGGGTTATGCCCCAATTATGGAATGTACCAGCTGTGGCCATACCCCACAATGCCCAAATTGTGACGTTAGTTTAACGTATCACCAATTGCGCAAACAGCTACGGTGCCATTATTGTAGTCATCATATTGCACTGCAAACTAGTTGTCAGGCTTGTGGTAGTGCTACTTTAGATACCAAAGGCTTTGGGACCGAACAAGTAGAGCAAGAGTTGCAAACCCTTTTTCCAAAGGCTAAGGTAGGCCGTATGGACTTGGATACCACTAGGGGTAAATATGGATATGAAAAAATAATTACCGCCTTTGAGCAACAAGAGATCGATATTCTTGTTGGGACTCAGATGCTGACCAAGGGGCTCGACTTTAGAAATGTGAATTTGGTTGGGATCATGAATGCGGATACCTTATTGAATTTCCCAGATTATAGGGCACACGAGAGAAGTTTTCAGTTGTTGACCCAGGTTGCGGGGAGGGCAGGGCGTACCCAAAAAAGGGGCAAGGTCATTATTCAAAGTTACAACCCCGAACATAGGATTTTACAACAGGTTACCACTAATGATTATATAGAAATGTTTAACGAGCAACTTTATGAGCGGGAGCAATTTAAATACCCTCCGAACAATAAAATAATCAAGATTACCTTTAAACATAAGGATTACAACAAATTGAATGAAGCCACGGACTGGTTTGCAAAATCGTTGAAAATTGGTTTTGGCAAAATGGTATTAGGACCAGAATATCCTCCTGTGGCTAGAATAAGGAACCAATATCTTAAAAATATTCTCTTGAAAATTGGGAAGGATCACTCCTTAGTGAAAACAAAAAATAACATTAAAAAGATTGAAAAATCCTTTAATGCTATTTCTTATTACAGAGGAGTTCGCATCATCTACAACGTAGACCACATATAA
- a CDS encoding isoprenylcysteine carboxylmethyltransferase family protein has protein sequence MKLKMPPLIVAFLFAGLMFVLAKYLPVGNFDFFGRSYLMLTLCLLALFIGLISLVQFYRSRTTINPSAPSKVSKLVTGGLYKYSRNPMYLALLLLLLAWGLHLGNAFNTLLAAGFVYYMNIFQIIPEEEVLFQKFTKEYQKYCVLVRRWF, from the coding sequence ATGAAATTGAAGATGCCACCTCTAATTGTCGCTTTTTTATTTGCCGGGTTAATGTTTGTCTTGGCTAAATATTTACCGGTTGGAAATTTTGATTTTTTTGGAAGGAGTTATCTGATGCTTACACTTTGCCTATTGGCTCTTTTTATCGGCCTCATTTCTTTGGTTCAGTTTTATAGATCACGTACTACCATAAATCCTTCCGCACCCTCCAAGGTTTCAAAATTAGTTACTGGAGGTTTGTATAAATACTCTAGAAATCCTATGTATTTGGCTTTATTGCTACTTCTGTTAGCATGGGGCCTGCATTTGGGGAATGCTTTTAATACTTTACTTGCGGCAGGTTTTGTATATTATATGAATATTTTTCAGATAATTCCTGAAGAAGAAGTGCTCTTTCAAAAATTCACAAAAGAGTATCAAAAATACTGTGTGTTGGTAAGGCGGTGGTTTTAG
- the rlmH gene encoding 23S rRNA (pseudouridine(1915)-N(3))-methyltransferase RlmH gives MTIKLLVLGKTDSAPLIKLIEEYQQRLKHYIRFELDIVPDIKNTKNLSEKQQKEKEGEAILNRLNPTDILILLDENGKQKTSVEFSQYLQKKMNSGIKQLVLVIGGPYGFSDAVYQKSQGMLSLSKMTFSHQMVRLFVVEQLYRAFTILKNEPYHHQ, from the coding sequence ATGACCATAAAGTTACTAGTACTGGGAAAAACGGACAGCGCTCCATTGATTAAATTAATAGAGGAATACCAACAACGATTAAAACATTATATTAGGTTTGAATTGGATATTGTTCCCGATATAAAAAACACTAAAAATCTTTCCGAAAAACAACAAAAGGAGAAAGAGGGGGAAGCAATATTAAATAGATTAAACCCTACTGATATTTTAATTTTATTGGACGAAAACGGCAAACAAAAAACCTCCGTAGAATTTTCCCAATACCTACAAAAAAAAATGAATTCAGGGATAAAGCAGCTGGTTCTGGTAATTGGTGGACCTTATGGTTTTAGTGATGCGGTATACCAAAAATCCCAAGGCATGCTCAGTTTATCCAAAATGACTTTCTCTCACCAAATGGTGCGATTATTTGTGGTAGAACAGCTTTACAGGGCCTTTACCATCCTAAAAAACGAACCCTATCATCATCAATAG
- a CDS encoding DUF2147 domain-containing protein, producing the protein MGIKNKWIIGLVFVLFSMPTQAQSVFGKWKTIDDRTGNPKAIINIYKEDGMMHGLVEEILEPGKEDAVCHKCEGEKKNQPVLGMKIIEDLEHSGEGVWKGKYLFDPEQAMTFKCKIWLNPNNPNELKVRGYLAFIFRTQTWIRAEG; encoded by the coding sequence ATGGGAATAAAGAATAAGTGGATAATTGGATTGGTTTTTGTGCTTTTTTCCATGCCCACGCAGGCGCAAAGTGTTTTTGGAAAATGGAAGACCATAGATGATAGGACAGGAAATCCCAAAGCCATAATCAATATTTATAAAGAAGATGGTATGATGCACGGTCTGGTTGAAGAGATTTTGGAGCCAGGAAAAGAAGATGCGGTTTGCCATAAATGTGAAGGGGAAAAAAAGAATCAACCTGTTTTGGGAATGAAGATTATTGAAGATTTAGAACATAGTGGCGAAGGGGTATGGAAAGGGAAATATTTGTTCGATCCAGAACAAGCAATGACTTTTAAATGTAAGATATGGCTAAATCCAAACAATCCGAATGAATTAAAGGTGAGAGGCTACTTGGCCTTTATTTTCCGTACCCAAACATGGATCCGCGCAGAGGGATAG
- a CDS encoding non-canonical purine NTP diphosphatase, whose product MQLVFATNNRNKLLEVQKLFPKEIKLLSLEDIGCTQDIPETEPDIEGNAILKANFVTEHYGYPCFADDTGLLVDALDGAPGVHSARYAGDQKNTDDNINKLLAELEHQSIRSAHFKTVIALNLNKGQFLFQGIVEGEIATEKRGEKGFGYDPVFIPKGYDQTFAQLPLTIKNQISHRAKATQQLLAFFNQQSNEQSPRNKE is encoded by the coding sequence ATGCAATTGGTATTTGCCACAAACAACCGCAATAAACTACTAGAGGTACAAAAATTATTTCCAAAGGAAATCAAACTACTCTCCTTGGAAGACATTGGTTGCACCCAGGATATTCCTGAAACTGAACCTGATATAGAGGGAAATGCCATCCTTAAGGCCAATTTTGTAACAGAGCATTACGGATATCCCTGTTTTGCTGATGACACTGGCTTGTTGGTTGATGCGTTAGATGGTGCCCCAGGTGTACATTCCGCAAGATACGCAGGCGATCAAAAAAACACAGACGACAATATTAATAAATTATTGGCCGAGTTAGAGCATCAATCCATCCGGTCAGCACACTTTAAAACTGTAATCGCGTTAAATTTAAACAAAGGCCAATTCCTTTTCCAAGGCATAGTCGAGGGTGAGATTGCCACAGAAAAAAGAGGTGAAAAAGGTTTTGGATACGACCCTGTTTTTATCCCTAAGGGCTATGACCAAACCTTTGCCCAATTACCATTGACCATTAAAAACCAAATAAGCCATAGAGCTAAGGCTACACAACAATTACTCGCCTTCTTTAATCAACAATCCAATGAACAATCCCCTCGCAACAAGGAGTAA
- the nadC gene encoding carboxylating nicotinate-nucleotide diphosphorylase, with protein sequence MISEEQFSTELDLIIKNAVREDVGDGDHSSLACIPSNAQGKAKLLVKDKGIIAGVEFAQKVFHYIDHSLEIEVLIKDGAPVEYGDIVFYVSGNSQSILKAERLVLNAMQRMSAIATKTNYFTNLLKGTKTKILDTRKTTPGIRALEKWAVKIGGGENHRFALYDMIMLKDNHIDFAGGITKAIEKTHKYLANNNRDLKIIVEARNMAEVREILESKGVYRILLDNFSLEDTKKAVKLIGKTCLTESSGGINEQTIAKYAECGVNYISSGALTHSVYNMDLSLKAV encoded by the coding sequence ATGATTTCAGAAGAACAATTTAGTACAGAATTGGACCTGATTATAAAAAATGCCGTTCGGGAAGATGTTGGTGATGGAGATCATAGCTCCTTGGCATGTATTCCATCCAATGCACAGGGAAAGGCCAAATTGTTGGTTAAGGATAAGGGGATTATTGCTGGGGTAGAATTTGCCCAAAAAGTATTTCACTATATAGACCACAGCTTGGAAATAGAAGTGCTTATTAAGGATGGGGCTCCAGTAGAATATGGAGATATTGTATTTTATGTTTCGGGAAATTCGCAAAGTATCTTAAAAGCAGAACGATTGGTTCTCAATGCAATGCAACGAATGAGCGCTATCGCAACTAAAACCAATTATTTTACAAACCTACTTAAAGGGACCAAGACTAAAATTTTGGATACCAGAAAAACTACACCTGGGATTAGGGCTTTAGAAAAGTGGGCGGTAAAAATAGGGGGTGGTGAAAATCATAGGTTTGCTTTATACGATATGATTATGTTAAAGGATAATCATATCGATTTTGCGGGTGGTATTACTAAGGCTATTGAAAAGACCCATAAATACCTTGCCAATAACAATAGGGATTTAAAGATTATAGTAGAAGCCAGAAATATGGCTGAGGTTAGAGAAATATTGGAATCTAAAGGTGTTTATCGCATATTGCTCGATAATTTCAGTCTAGAGGACACCAAAAAGGCAGTAAAACTAATTGGGAAAACTTGCCTAACGGAGTCGTCTGGGGGAATCAATGAGCAAACCATTGCCAAATATGCAGAATGTGGTGTAAACTATATCTCCTCTGGGGCGCTAACCCATTCGGTTTACAATATGGACCTAAGTCTTAAAGCCGTATAA